Proteins encoded together in one Hevea brasiliensis isolate MT/VB/25A 57/8 unplaced genomic scaffold, ASM3005281v1 Scaf61, whole genome shotgun sequence window:
- the LOC110640560 gene encoding LOW QUALITY PROTEIN: transcription activator GLK2 (The sequence of the model RefSeq protein was modified relative to this genomic sequence to represent the inferred CDS: deleted 1 base in 1 codon): protein MQAVSPLAKTTTTKDESQEQMDNSFSTGGNGDFPDLLESIDFGNLFVGINDGDVLLDLDMDPEILADFSVSGSGEESEMNTSVSNGKVEDNTEKNEEDKVLGSGSSLSTRGEEIVSKGDESVVVNPVSKESDNGRKSTQAKNNQGKRKVKVAWTSELHRKFIQAVEQLGVEKAVPSRILELMGIDCLTRHNIASHLQKYRSHRKHLLAREAEAATWSHRRQMYRAAGGGGGKADMTPRHAPTMGFPPITPLHHQHFRPLHVWGHPPMEQPLMRMWPRHLAHSPSPPPPPTWPTSPPYPSYWHHHNQQRVPNGLIPGTPCFPQSLAPARVVPGIPPHAMNKVDPGIVVPTRQSGPHPLFDFHPESIDAAVGDVLSKPWLPLPLGLKPPSLDSVLGELQRQGVAKIPPLVLETIREHPSKGGCSYW from the exons ATGCAAGCTGTGTCACCCTTGGCAAAAACCACCACCACCAAAGATGAGAGCCAAGAACAGATGGATAATAGTTTTAGTACCGGAGGCAACGGAGACTTCCCTGACTTGCTCGAAAGCATTGATTTCGGCAATCTTTTTGTGGGCATCAATGATGGGGATGTGTTGCTAGATTTGGATATGGACCCTGAAATTCTTGCTGACTTCTCTGTTAGTGGAAGCGGCGAGGAATCAGAGATGAACACATCGGTTTCAAATGGGAAAGTGGAAGATAATACAGAAAAAAATGAGGAAGACAAGGTTTTGGGTTCTGGGTCGAGTCTGAGCACAAGGGGAGAGGAGATTGTGAGCAAGGGAGATGAATCCGTCGTGGTTAATCCAGTTTCTAAAGAAAGTgataatggaagaaaatcaaCACAAGCCAAGAATAATCAAGGGAAGAGAAAAGTGAAG GTGGCTTGGACGTCAGAGCTGCATAGGAAGTTCATACAAGCAGTGGAGCAGCTAGGTGTGGAAAAGGCAGTGCCTTCAAGGATTTTAGAGCTTATGGGTATTGATTGTCTCACTCGACATAATATCGCCAGCCATCTCCAG AAATATCGATCTCACCGGAAACATTTGCTAGCGCGTGAAGCTGAGGCAGCAACATGGAGCCATAGACGGCAAATGTACAGAGCAGCTGGAGGCGGCGGCGGCAAGGCAGACATGACCCCTCGGCATGCACCCACAATGGGTTTTCCTCCTATAACACCCTTGCACCACCAGCACTTCAGACCCTTGCATGTGTGGGGTCATCCTCCCATGGAACAACCCTTAATGCGCATGTGGCCTAGACATCTAGCCCACTCACCATCACCGCCGCCGCCACCTACATGGCCAACATCACCACCATACCCTTCATATTGGCACCACCACAATCAGCAACGG GTTCCAAATGGACTAATACCAGGAACGCCTTGCTTTCCACAGTCACTGGCACCAGCG AGAGTAGTCCCTGGCATCCCACCCCATGCCATGAACAAAGTGGACCCTGGCATCGTAGTCCCGACTAGACAATCAGGTCCCCATCCTCTCTTCGACTTTCATCCG GAGAGCATAGATGCTGCTGTTGGAGATGTTTTATCGAAGCCATGGCTGCCACTTCCTCTTGGGTTAAAACCACCGTCTCTAGATAGTGTTTTAGGGGAGCTACAACGGCAAGGAGTGGCCAAGATACCG CCACTTGTGCTTGAAACCATCAGAGAACATCCTTCCAAAGGCGGTTGTTCATATTGGTGA